In a genomic window of Magnolia sinica isolate HGM2019 chromosome 16, MsV1, whole genome shotgun sequence:
- the LOC131228899 gene encoding receptor-like protein EIX1, producing MGCLEMEKKALLEFKNGLVDPARRFSSWFDGDCCAWEGVRCNNKTGHVIVIALQNTNNSRQGSLGGNISHSLVQLGHVVYLDLSLNDFQGICVPGFIGSMKRLSHLNLGRAGFAGTVPWQLGELTNLRYLSLSSTVSSNGQDSLKVDDLQWLSRLSSLEHLELDNVNMPSVGETWVKVLNEFRSLSYVSLSSCSLENIPPYLPSLKFPSLVSLDISNNYFSSTIPKWLFNVTSLVHLMLGGNWFHGTVPEVVGQLTNLSTLSLSNNSLGGPVPVSLMHLVSLQTLYLNDNQFNGSVPSSLGQLSKLVLLDIETNFLQGDLSEIHFSNLRHMKRLMSRQNSLVLKFPTWIRTQKNLVYLNLTNAGISDVIPDWFGEVTSNLGGLRLAHNLIYGRVPKSMKLPMRAKVDLKSNQLEGTFPFSSFNFGLLDLSDNRFSGPIPQSIGKAARYLQYLSLSGNFFNGSIPVSIGRLQRLMVLDLSRNQLTGNIPTSLGNCSNLKVLDLDSNDLSGEIPMSFSHLTNLQTMHLSNNSLSGEVPSLISCRNLLMLNLGENELSGNIPTWLGESLSSLIVLRLRSNNFSGSIPPQLSYLTSLQILDLADNNLSGPIPPSFNNFTSMAEIDKINRDLHFHAVVYGAGNYYEENVLLVTKGMGLKYTRTLSLVTAMDISGNNLSGEVPESLMTLSGLRVLNLSGNYLAGNIPKNIGSLSTMESLDISNNRLFGDIPPSIADLYHLVGLNVSNNNLSGMIPLVRQLQTLTDPSIYTGNPFLCGFPLQKSCEEETPTIQPDVDEDEGGEEFWFYANIGCGFVTGIMGLFTVLSIRKRWMDVYLQFLDEIIDEVTAIGKLIYVKVFGGR from the exons atgggttgcttggaaatggagaAAAAAGCGCTGCTTGAATTCAAGAATGGCCTTGTAGATCCTGCAAGAAGGTTCTCCTCTTGGTTCGATGGTGACTGTTGCGCGTGGGAAGGAGTACGTTGCAACAACAAAACGGGGCATGTTATTGTGATCGCTCTCCAGAATACTAACAACAGCCGTCAAGGGAGTTTGGGCGGCAACATTAGTCACTCTTTGGTTCAATTAGGCCATGTTGTTTACTTGGATCTCAGTTTGAATGATTTCCAAGGCATCTGTGTGCCGGGTTTCATAGGCTCCATGAAGAGATTGAGCCATCTGAACTTGGGTAGAGCTGGGTTTGCGGGAACTGTCCCTTGGCAGCTTGGAGAACTCACGAACTTGCGTTATCTTAGTCTTTCTTCTACGGTCTCGTCGAATGGGCAGGATTCATTGAAAGTGGATGATCTTCAGTGGCTTTCTCGTCTCTCTTCTTTGGAACATCTCGAATTGGATAACGTCAACATGCCGAGCGTGGGCGAGACTTGGGTCAAAGTGCTCAATGAGTTCCGCTCTCTTTCATATGTGTCTCTCTCCTCCTGTTCCCTTGAAAACATTCCTCCATATCTTCCTTCTCTAAAATTTCCATCTCTTGTTTCTCTCGACATTAGTAACAATTACTTCAGTTCTACAATACCCAAATGGCTTTTCAATGTTACTAGCCTTGTCCATCTCATGCTTGGTGGAAATTGGTTCCACGGCACTGTGCCTGAGGTTGTAGGCCAGCTTACAAATCTAAGTACTCTCAGTCTTTCTAACAACTCGCTTGGCGGACCGGTCCCTGTATCTCTAATGCATTTGGTTTCATTGCAAACATTGTATCTTAATGATAACCAATTCAATGGGTCCGTCCCAAGTAGTTTAGGACAGCTTTCAAAGCTTGTCCTTTTGGACATAGAAACCAATTTCTTACAAGGCGACTTGTCCGAAATTCACTTCTCAAACCTAAGACACATGAAGCGACTGATGTCTCGCCAGAATTCTTTGGTTTTGAAG TTTCCTACATGGATTCGAACTCAAAAGAATCTCGTGTACTTGAATTTAACGAATGCAGGTATCTCTGATGTTATACCTGATTGGTTTGGAGAGGTTACATCAAATCTTGGTGGACTCAGGCTCGCTCATAATCTAATTTATGGCCGAGTCCCGAAGTCAATGAAGCTCCCCATGCGTGCCAAAGTCGATTTGAAATCTAATCAGTTGGAGGGAACTTTTCCATTCTCATCTTTCAATTTTGGTTTACTAGATCTTTCCGACAATCGGTTTTCTGGTCCCATCCCACAAAGCATTGGAAAAGCTGCCCGGTATCTACAATACTTGTCTCTCTCAGGCAATTTTTTCAATGGTAGCATTCCTGTGTCTATTGGAAGACTGCAAAGGTTGATGGTTCTTGATCTTTCGAGAAACCAATTAACCGGTAATATTCCAACAAGCTTGGGGAATTGTTCGAACTTGAAGGTTCTTGATCTAGATAGCAATGATCTATCTGGAGAAATTCCAATGTCATTCAGCCATTTAACCAATCTTCAGACAATGCACTTGAGCAACAACAGCTTGTCTGGAGAAGTCCCTTCTCTGATAAGTTGCCGCAATCTGCTAATGCTTAATCTCGGTGAAAATGAATTGTCAGGGAATATCCCCACATGGTTAGGAGAGAGCTTATCATCTCTTATAGTCCTCCGCCTACGATCAAACAACTTCAGTGGGAGCATACCTCCACAGTTATCATATCTAACTTCTCTTCAAATCTTGGACCTCGCAGATAACAACTTGTCAGGGCCCATTCCTCCAAGTTTCAATAATTTCACCAGCATGGCAGAAATTGATAAAATAAATCGCGACCTTCATTTCCACGCAGTAGTGTATGGTGCAGGAAACTACTACGAGGAGAATGTGTTGTTGGTAACTAAAGGGATGGGACTCAAATACACCAGGACGCTTTCGCTTGTAACTGCTATGGACATTTCAGGCAATAATTTATCTGGAGAAGTACCCGAATCATTGATGACACTCTCAGGCTTACGAGTCCTAAACTTATCAGGAAACTATCTGGCCGGTAACATACCAAAGAACATTGGAAGCTTGAGTACTATGGAATCTTTGGACATCTCTAATAATAGGCTATTCGGCGATATCCCTCCTAGCATAGCCGACTTGTATCATTTGGTCGGATTGAATGTCTCCAACAACAATCTTTCCGGGATGATACCTCTTGTAAGGCAATTGCAGACGCTTACTGACCCTTCCATATACACTGGTAATCCATTCCTCTGTGGTTTTCCACTTCAAAAGAGCTGTGAAGAAGAAACTCCAACAATTCAGCCTGATGTTGATGAAGATGAAGGTGGAGAGGAATTTTGGTTTTATGCTAATATTGGTTGTGGGTTTGTAACAGGGATTATGGGCCTCTTTACTGTTTTATCAATCAGGAAGCGTTGGATGGATGTCTACCTCCAATTTCTTGATGAAATCATAGACGAAGTCACTGCCATTGGCAAGTTGATATATGTGAAGGTATTCGGCGGCCGTTGA